One region of Skermanella mucosa genomic DNA includes:
- the pstA gene encoding phosphate ABC transporter permease PstA codes for MNLYARRQLTNRVALGLSMAAAAFGIFWLVAILWTLFYNGLSALAPSIFTMSTPPPGVAGGLINAIYGSVVLTLLATLIGTPIGILAGTYLAEYSRGNLLGQVIRFINDILLSAPSIIIGLFIYGVMVVPMGHFSAWAGAVALSVIVIPVVVRTTEDMLNLVPASLREAAAALGAPRWKVIVMIAYRAARNGMITGVLLAVARISGETAPLLFTSLSNQFWSTDMNAPMANLPVVIFRFALSPYEDWQQLAWAGALLITVTILIINITARVLAGLGSKGR; via the coding sequence ATGAATCTCTACGCCCGTCGCCAACTCACTAACCGGGTCGCGCTCGGCTTGTCGATGGCGGCCGCCGCCTTCGGCATCTTCTGGCTGGTCGCGATCCTCTGGACCCTGTTCTACAACGGGCTGTCCGCGCTGGCGCCCAGCATCTTCACCATGAGCACGCCGCCGCCCGGCGTGGCGGGCGGCCTGATCAACGCGATTTACGGCAGCGTCGTGCTGACCCTGCTGGCGACCCTGATCGGCACGCCGATCGGCATTCTGGCCGGGACGTACCTGGCGGAATATTCCCGCGGCAACCTGCTGGGGCAGGTCATCCGCTTCATCAACGACATCCTGCTGAGCGCGCCGTCGATCATCATCGGCTTGTTCATCTATGGCGTCATGGTCGTCCCGATGGGCCATTTCTCGGCCTGGGCCGGCGCGGTCGCACTTTCGGTCATCGTCATCCCGGTCGTGGTCCGCACCACCGAGGACATGCTGAACCTAGTGCCGGCGAGCCTGCGCGAGGCCGCTGCGGCGCTGGGCGCCCCGCGGTGGAAGGTGATCGTGATGATCGCCTACCGTGCCGCCCGGAACGGCATGATCACCGGCGTGCTGCTGGCGGTGGCGCGGATCAGCGGCGAGACGGCCCCGCTGCTGTTCACGTCGTTGAGCAACCAGTTCTGGAGCACCGACATGAACGCGCCGATGGCGAACCTGCCGGTCGTCATCTTCCGCTTCGCGCTCAGCCCTTACGAGGACTGGCAGCAGTTGGCCTGGGCCGGCGCCCTGCTGATCACCGTCACGATCCTCATCATCAACATCACCGCCCGCGTGCTCGCCGGGCTCGGATCGAAGGGACGATGA
- the pstB gene encoding phosphate ABC transporter ATP-binding protein PstB, protein MTMQEARSTATAGRQMLVQSMPPGAAQEGQMVEKISVRNLSFFYGDFEALKNITLPLYDRKVTAFIGPSGCGKSTLLRILNRIYDLYPKQRAVGEVLLDGQNILAPGIDLNLLRAKIGMVFQKPTPFPLSIYDNIAFGIRLYEKLPRDEMDGRVEQALRRAALWNEVKDKLNQSGLSLSGGQQQRLCIARAVAVNPSVLLMDEPASALDPISTSKIEELIDELKSEYCICIVTHNMQQAARASDFTAFMYLGELIEYGVTEDLFTAPKQKRTEEYVTGRFG, encoded by the coding sequence ATGACCATGCAAGAAGCCCGCTCCACCGCCACGGCCGGCCGCCAGATGCTGGTCCAGTCCATGCCGCCCGGCGCCGCGCAGGAAGGCCAGATGGTCGAGAAGATATCCGTCAGGAACCTCAGCTTCTTCTACGGGGATTTCGAGGCGCTGAAGAACATAACCCTGCCGCTTTACGATCGGAAGGTTACCGCATTCATCGGCCCTTCGGGCTGTGGCAAATCCACGCTGCTTCGCATCCTCAACCGGATCTACGACTTGTACCCGAAGCAGCGCGCCGTGGGCGAGGTGCTTCTCGACGGGCAGAACATCCTGGCGCCGGGCATCGACCTGAACCTGCTGCGTGCCAAGATCGGCATGGTGTTCCAGAAGCCGACTCCGTTCCCGCTCAGCATCTACGACAACATCGCGTTCGGCATCCGGCTCTACGAGAAGCTGCCGCGCGACGAGATGGACGGCCGGGTCGAGCAGGCCCTGCGCCGCGCCGCCTTGTGGAACGAGGTGAAGGACAAGCTGAACCAGAGCGGCCTGAGCCTGTCCGGCGGCCAGCAGCAGCGCCTGTGCATCGCCCGGGCCGTCGCGGTCAACCCGTCGGTGCTTCTGATGGACGAGCCGGCATCGGCGTTGGACCCGATCTCCACTTCCAAGATCGAGGAATTGATCGACGAGCTGAAGAGCGAGTACTGCATCTGCATCGTCACCCACAACATGCAGCAGGCGGCGCGCGCGTCTGACTTCACGGCCTTCATGTATCTGGGCGAGCTGATCGAGTACGGCGTGACGGAGGACCTGTTCACGGCGCCCAAGCAGAAGCGCACCGAGGAGTACGTGACCGGCAGGTTCGGCTGA